The genomic segment GCTGCCTCTTCTTAATCATTACGGCTGACATGAATAATAAtctattatttaaataataataataataataataataataattattgaatTTCATAACAATATATTGATagcaatgataataattatattattgtgtgtctgcgtgtgtatatgtgtgtgtgcgtgtgcatgatgATTCTCCAAGAACGTTGAcaagttaaaaataaaataactttgagtgttaatataatattttgGATTAAAAGTAGACTTAAAGTACACATCGGATTCCTTCCTAACTGAAGTTTAATGTTTGGTTCTGATAATAGACAGAACCAAATAGGTTTCGTTTTCACAGTTGAACCCAGAATACATGTTCTTATATTAGTTTAAATACTCACAGTAAAAGCTGAATCATGTTGTGGATTATCCTCTTTACAGAGGATAATCAAATGATTTTCAACAAAATTAGGGAATGTAACAATGTCTCttagtcttcagggaccatgAACCAACCTTTTGGAAAGACAGTATTGAAAAGTAAAAAACTGTCTTCAGTCTTACCTGAGGACACACCGTGACcaaagaccaacagcagcagccccgtTAGCGCCTTCATATCGATGTATTCAGAAGAACAGCTCGATGAGATTATCCACAGAGACGTGACTCCGACTCGAGCATCAGACGCACTGACCAGGAAACCTGCGAACAAGAGACGGATCACGAGGGAGAGGCCGGTCTGGACCAATAGGAATTCAATACGGCTGAGACGTCATTGGTTTCCAGGAGAACTTCAAAGTGAAACAAACTAAACAcatatgtttgttaatgtgtgtttgtgtgtttttattggcgcgtgtgtgtgtgtgtgtgtgtgtgtgtgtgtgtgtgtgtgtgtgtgactgtcaaTCGTTTTCAGGAGAACTTCAAAGTGAAACTaatttaacacacacccacacacagacacaccaaacacacgcacacacacacacgtacacacacgcacaaacacactgtaaCTGCGATCAAGCTTCGTGTGACCCTCAAATAATTGTTCTGACAACATCATAGTCAGCTGTATAATGTTCAGCTATACATAATGTTCACTTATAAATAATGTTCAGAAAAATAGAATGTTCAGATATACATTATATCCAGCAGAGTGTTTAGCTATATCTAACCTTCATCTATATAATGTTTGGATAGATATAGTTCAGTGTTTGCACGTAAGTGttgttaaggtgtgtgtttgtgacgtgTATGcgaaaaaataagtaaaaaataaatcagctTGTACCCTACGATTTGTTCAGGTGCCACTGATAAACccgttgtgtttttttaaaataGTTTCAAAAAGTAACTGGAAGGGATCTACCCCACACAACACATATATCGTCATAATGGGTTCCGTAATGACACTGAGACGGTCCATACAGGCATGTACGGCGTCGTACAGATTCAAACCAACGGGCAGACAGTAGTTTGGCTCCATGCGGTATAACTCAGCTCCAAAACCCCCACTCCATTGGGTGACACAGGCGCCTTCACGCCAGCGGACAACGTCTAGCTCAGGGCATACATTTTCACGGAATTGCATCCAATCATCGGAAAGCATACGCAGTACACAATAGCTGATCTTTGTGACAGGGTTCAGATGACCCGTGTTGTAGCAATGTTCACAACAATGATAAAAACAACCTGCAAATTCgtagactgtgtgtgtactctggGCATATCCTTCTAGGAAGAATGGTCCATAATGAACCTCACCATGATTGAGAGCAGGGTGAATCCCCACAATCCAAACCCAAACTCCAGGCAGGTTGTCAGCCCAACATCTAACCCAGAGTGCCctccatttaaataaataaatgtcagtTAAGTTACTCTCTTTTGGTGAATAAGGGACCAAAAGGGTGATTTAGCTCACGGCTcactgatgaaagcccttgcatATGCAATGATATGAATTCTAAGAACTGGGTTGAGGTGGTTCCCCAAATGCGTAAGAGTCTGCAAAAATTGCAAAGCAAACAATTTCtgttccctctttcttcatttgtcaCGTGAAGTCGTTCCCCATTTGGTAATTCTTTCCCATTATTGACAGATTTGTTCTCAATCATCATCAACCTGTTGATTCTGTGTCCCCATACAGGAAATAGGTGGAATCAAGATGcttattatatttaattaatgtatttgtttatttccttgttctCAAATTCCGAGTTGGTTGGTTGACacttcatgaagaccaaagcCTTACAGAGAGTGCAACGCACACCTACtcactgtcagtcagtcagtcagtcagtcagtcagtcaggcagacagacacagacagacagacagtcagtacgacaggcacacgcacacttgtGTATCAGGACGCTAGTGGAGGAAGATCATAAGAAATATATACTCTACGGCAGaggtggactgggagaaaaattcagccctggcattttctctccagaccagcccactacattattagcactaggggtgggacgaaacgaacgggaagaaccctgtatatccgaataatagtgcagttttttgtttttcaagtttgtgtttcttgtgctgctgacaagaaagttgtgaaacccgaacaggaagttaacagacatcctgtggttgctgcatctccacccgccatatctactacaaaacccttgttaaatatcacacatgatccaacgcaaaatcctctcttgcagttattagtctgtgactgtgaaaatcgtttggtgtaagcccagcattagttaaaaccggactcggacaataataacaaaatctcctgacaaataatctaaatagaaacatattacagacagtaacagcattagagctgaaaccaatttgttttaacggtgactcagtcattatgaaaccataaatagagaatttaattttttttctcatattctcatacacgtgtatgtgcacatgtatgtatacatgtgcacacacatgtatatgagaatgcatatctattcagacctgtaattcggcctacctgcataactgttaatttaacttaaaagatatgcaaatgtttgaaattaaaatcaatgtgaaaatcttcaaccaggaaataatcataatcaaacctctctctctctctctctctctcatcatagaataacttctagcaggtgaggaaaacctgtttgacaggagattatggtagcagagaatataaagagacatttatgaataaccaattgtcattttatcacacatatagtatgtttcttcacataaacctttaaacatacatattgcattcctctcgaaatagtcatcacctcagtaaacaataaacaaattgaaagattacaataaattcaatgacaaatattgcaaattaaactaatcATTTCCAATAGGTTTAAGTTGTATGTTGTGCTAAAATTGAAAGTgtcacatctgtatttacaatacagcttgattctgcatctctatttacagctcattagtccatgtcaatctttactgttgctatggcaacaagagactgctaacgttagcagctgttagctagcttagccaaatcatctgaacaataataacccataatatcacaattcggccaatttaaacaaaatcaaccacaactaccaacaatcacagcccttcaactctgggctaatatatTGTcgcaagtatgcagttaattaggtcacatcacattcaatgtaaaaacgttttctactctgttttggacatgtctcaaaatgtagcctagctagccccaggctaacgttacttagcatatatgcctccactcgctcgtctcctggcgcagcagcacctgctggggtgtggaccccggcaccaaataggtctgtcaattttgaacatttaacttccATCTCCAGAGGCTTAAGTCGCCGTTTTTCAGCaccacccgggcgttttcagctccgtaccggctcccgcgactccggcccatgccatgaggtcccgcccaccctggtttgtgttgtgattgacagcactgtcagggctctctgagccagtcagcccatgattgattgacaatgacaaacatagaccaataatatgcgtcgatgctggcaacacactgctagctctctgtagcccattggccagcccaattggagggaatttagagagagaggaaaaaagaaaacatagcggaccggaccggcccacattgggtcaacggcccaccgggacgatgcccggtatgccagatggccagtccacccctgctcTACGGTAGAGTATATATTTCGTGTGAGTGACTCATTCCAggacggagcatcgaatgctaccgcctactggcgctgacgagacgcggggccgccatcttggagtggtcatccgctccactcagtgtaatccgtttggctggagcaatgaactgtcagcgcatttaattaatcatacctcactgaataccactgattttcatgcggttttttgtaatacgtgtagctatgataaaggccacatggtttggcgtgttttattattcaataccaatTATACCAATACTACGGTAGTGTTAAATCttacttgtgaaaagtaatcccccgattcctattgtggatggtccgccgatttgagcaggaatacgctgaacaacagcccggcatcctgtttctgctgctgttgcgagtcacccctgactgcagctcgcagatcgaggaggagctaaatgtgggcgggcttaaacgttgaaccccgcccacatttaaggaaaattccgcgcagcATCATTGACTCAGTATCATGGTTTTACCCTCTcgggcgccatctggtggcggagatccggcagcacattctcaaacatcaatacagcacagcacagcacaatgacttaccggtaatatggaaaaaggttcatgcatttgatagactgagacattcctacttttaacttgtcatttcaaatgtctATTTTAGTATAGACACATATTATTTCGTACACTCAAGTATATTAGCTAATtcaaataaaccaaagacaGAAGACTTTTGCAtcattgatttttattttcaccCAAGGCAAGAAATTTTGATctgtaaagaagaaaaaaaaaaagctttcatAGATGTTTGACAAAGGCAAGTATCAAGGTATTTTTCTGGCCCATAGCAAGCAATGTACACGAACAGAGAGCGGCAACTTACCTCTAGGCAGAAAAGCGCGCAGTATCATGGACTCGTATTTCCGTCTGAGTCCATGATgctgcgcggaattttccttaaatgtgggcggggttaaacgtttaagcccgcccacatttagctcctcctcgatctgcgggctgcagtcaggggctgtttcccaatgtcaaggaagtatgctcaacggccgcccttttaaggacgctacgtcatcgaacgccgacaagcactgttccaatgttgaggacactcgaaataCGCCCCCTTTTCGGGTCCTtcgtttttgagaattccgagatttttcaaggatgcatcgctgcatcctagacgagccaaaactacccacaatcctctgcgttcactgggcgggttcttgaaaatggcagagaagtacacgttcaaacgaagtgaagttatattagttttcagaaatattttgtgccgtatttctttttatagattcatcatgttaatgcaaataataaagCCTAAAggcctgtgccacttttcaaacgtttttgcaacttagtgatacgttgctatattttgcatggacgtagctggtgttaaacaccactgtcaccaatgtcaatttactcgctcacaagattacattatttatgtatacctatttatgttttacgttttttttagggtcagcccagcaaacggaggcttttgtgcgccttagggtggcgcacaaacatttgtttgccggtggaagggatagtgccactatccaatgttgtaaaattaatgcacaaccgatcatttgcaatgtttgtaatttttaatgaacgtgtataattgtattttatatgatatacttatgtgttcaaagcactggtagattgtaggcatatatgaatgaatgaatcagatcatgtatccaaataaatacacgtttatcatctctttctttgttttttccccccctGCATAAATgtaatcaaccgtactgtaaatgtgatgcatgaattaagttctcagacaatttcacttagttttataaaaatttaatggattttccttttaataaagacaattcgatcaaccacaacaaagcttttgtgacttccccaaagaggctccattcgaaggagacatgaccgcattcataacagacaaaagtcaaataaatatcgatcagcttgattgctgccatgttttattcataagcgcacatgtgtttacaagcggacacgcagtattaaaaagcggaagcggaagcgcttccacactaccaagtcgttcccaaagtcagacgttacaaacgctaggaagcactcgagctagcactctagtctcatctccataggacgcgactagcaaggacgcgtcctagcaaggctgcagccttcactttgggaaacagccagggGCACTTGGCTGTTGCTGCTCCtggttgaccactccaagatggcggcaatatttctcgcgtcccagcagccaatgctccgtctatgctataagatgtctataactaaaactctccacatgcctgATCTaaaatggttttcacctctttcgatgcttctTTCCTgcccttggaaaaaagcggtgaagtggagcagagagatcgccatgtctaccggagttccaagtgcgggtggtgacgtatatccttcgcgtcgagagcagcaacgcgctgtagttcacaaagcggcctcacacaaaacctaacaatATCAAACTTCTTCGCGAGAATGTTTTGTTCTcttgaaaaattatcatttaaatccacataCAACATATACGTGTAATCCAGGTAATATAAAGAAAATAATGACTTtatctccattgaaacccattctaaTTTTCCTGGCCCAGAGGTCCCATGGGGGTCTCCCGGAAGGGGGGGATTTACGAGCTCTATAGACGGTGGGCCTCTTTATAGCTAATTTATAGATTTTGGTtattcaataatgtaataaatcttttctttttttttttaaagtaatttTTTTTGTGCCTGCAATAGGCCAACAAATACACTGAGAAACACTACTTAAAACGAATGATGAATGCTCTGTGGAATAGGCCAACATATACAGTGAAACACTACTTAAACAGAATGTGTCTACACAATGTGACATGTTTGTCACATTTAGGTGTATCGACCGTTCTGGTGGAGTGCTCCAGTACACTCCTGAGAGGGCATGTAAAATTATTACCCGTGCTTTTATCCTCCACGACATCTGCATTATGTACCGCTTGCCAATCCCTGACCTCCCAGAAGATGATGACCCCGAGGGAGGTGTCCCAGTCCCTGGCCCATGTAACACTGGCATGAGAGTGAGACAAGACCTCATAAGGAGGAGATTCATGTGAAGAAAAACCACAATAAACCACACATGAAAACCTCTGAGTGATTGCTGTTTTATTCTAGGTTCAGCattattatttcttttaatCAGACTTGGCTTGGGCAAGGCGAAGCTTCTCCCTCTCGACGAGCAGCTTTTCCCTCTCCACCTGCAGGAGTTGCTCCTGAGTACGCCTCAGCATTCTAACTTCCTCCAAAAGCTGACGCTGAAGGGAGACCACGTCCACTGTGCTGCGTCTGGGTGGGGCAGCTGTATGAAAGGTTTCTGAGATTAGCTGTGATAATGTCCATAaccaataaatagataaatcTACACTAAACACTGACAACAGCACGACTCGTACGGCTATGAAGAGGTAATGCAGCTACAATAAAAACGGGGAAACTTTCATTTCCTGGGTGAAACCAGTGCAAGGTGAATCTGGTAACGTTTTGTGTGAAGTTTGAAGGGTCATTTTTCCGTTTCAAACGGAGGAGATGAATACGACGTGAAACGGCACAGACAATGCGAGactcataaaaaaaaagtaggtTTTCTCATGTGAGAGAACTTGGGAAGTATATCTTATAAATAGGATATATTTGTTAGTTGTTCTTTTGCAGGCTGTTACTTGCTACTGAATCAACCAGATGGCAAAGCATAGTAATGTTATAAGCAAAGGGGCAGAAtagattttgttttatttttataaatgttcTTTTAGACTACCTCGATGCATTGGTATCCCACATTGTCCCACATTGTCCTACACAAACGTAGTCTTTGACCCACATCTGGTGAATTGGGATCTGGTCACCCTCCCTGAATGGGCCCAATCTTATTTTGAATTTTGACCGTGGCACAAATGCAGACAGAAATCGGCTTTAGGAACCGTTGAGTTCGTTGAAACCGAGTTCCGGCTAATTTGGATGGAAACACAGCTTTTCATTATTAACACAGCGTCAGTGTAGCTATTCCTCTAGAATCTGTTCTGGAGCTCAGGGTTACTCAGGGACTGATCTGAGCCTAGCCCTATTCATAGAactcatttacccacaatccaccaTGTTCTCCTGAATTGAGCTActcctgagagctgtgtgtttacccagtagcttcagcagtgtccaggtacacctggcagtggttgtgatgaggtcaggtggaggtggtgagacatgtgttccccccctccatcccctccaacaccagtcttaccccagttggtcctgatgagggcggggtccaggggggtggagatgtcctcgatgcctttcagctggaccacacactcgtacctcccccagtcctcctgtgggacggccgtgaggttgaggtccacgctgacctggaaggtcccgtcgtggttggggaggacctccccggggtccacctgctcatggagctcctggccgtctctcctccagaacaccaccaccctgtcagggtagaagcctgtagcatggcacaccactggggaggaggggctcctctggagcagagacacccgcggacgATCTGGagattgggagggggggggaagagagagagagagagagagagagattattttataatgtaaACACGTGTTCTtgttatgtaatatatatatataatatatattctatatttgATATTCTTCCATAAAGCTCTGAGCTGCGTcccctgcggggggggggggagagagagataggcggcagagggagaaagtgagaggggggggggagagaacagtGACTAAGAGACATGAGTCTGTCAACGCCCagcaggtcatgtgactctacctgttctctgcagagtgctcttcccATAGGACAGGtacttcttcagccaatcaacacactcCTGGGTGTAGTAGTTCTTCAAGCATAGTAGTTCAGCTTTATTCTGATCCCATCTCTGTTTGATGCTGACAGCCTGAGGTACTGCAGCGACCCAGGTCAGGATCTTCAGGTCCAACGATATGAAGTCCTCTCCATCATAGCCATGCTGTTCATAACCATCAGTAgtaccatcctcatcatcccaccCACAACCATACACCTTCTGATATATGTGgatacctgagagagagagagagagagagagagagagagagagagagagagagagagagagagagagagagagagagagagagagagagagagagagagagagagagagagagagagagaggtttgattatgattatttcctggttgaagattttcacattgattttagagagagagagatatatatatatatgataggcctctgatctcTGTAAGCCCCAAACTAAACATCACATTGTTTCGGGCCTTCGCCgatcggggggggggctatCATGGGCCTATCATTAGTGCAGCTCATGATAGACCCCCGATCGGCGAAGGCCCTGGGGCATCAGCCTAGGCAAGaccgggcatgtgtgtgtgtgtgtgtgtgtgtgtgtgtgtgtgtgtgtgtgtgtgtgtgtgtgtgtgtgtgtgtgtgtgtgtgtgtgtgtgtgtgtgtttaggagtaTGGTGAATCTTTATCCTGGGGTTGAATGATGGATATCTCCATGTGAGAGGTCAGACAGTAGATATAAACTTAGCTCCTGTCTGGTTAAAGCGCTGCTTGGCAATCCCAATGTTGGCTTTGAAGCTCTGCTGGTCACCCAGATAGCTTCCAGTGTTCCTCTCCATGTAGTCGGGGTCCTCTCTGGTGACCTGCTCCATCCAGTCCTGTTTGAGGACTACTCTCTGGGTGTTGCTGTCATAGTAGTTAATCTGAACTCCATCCACCatcccaacaacaacaaactctgGGAAGGTTGTGAGTCCAGACGACGCCGTGTAGAAATACTGCTTAGAGTGaagcactgtagacagacagacagacaggttaatacggtatatcactgtagacagacagacaggttaatacggtacatcactgtagacagacagacagacagacagacaggttaacacggtacatcactgtagacagacagacaggttaatacggtacatcactgtagacagacagacagacaggttaatacggtacatcactgtagacagacagacagacaggttaatacggtacatcactgcagacagacagacagacaggttaatacggtacatcactgcagacagacagacagacaggttaatacggtacatcactgtagacagacagacagacagacagacaggttaatacggtacatcactgtagacagacagacaggttaatacggtacatcactgtcgacagacagacagacaggttaacacggtacatcactgtagacagacagacagacagacaggtagctgtACATCactatagacagacagacaggttaatacggtacaacactgcagacagacagacagacaggttaatacggtacatcactgtagacagacagacagacagacaggtagctgtacatcactgtagacagacagacagacaggttaatacggtacatcactgtagacagacagacagactgacaggtaGCTGTACATCactatagacagacagacaggttacgacagacaggttaatactgtTCATCCCTCTAGACAGAAAGGcccatggcccctccccctgctctatGGCTCCCCCTGTCctatggccccg from the Gadus morhua chromosome 22, gadMor3.0, whole genome shotgun sequence genome contains:
- the LOC115535460 gene encoding major histocompatibility complex class I-related gene protein isoform X1, with translation MKALTGLLLLVFGHGVSSVLHSKQYFYTASSGLTTFPEFVVVGMVDGVQINYYDSNTQRVVLKQDWMEQVTREDPDYMERNTGSYLGDQQSFKANIGIAKQRFNQTGGIHIYQKVYGCGWDDEDGTTDGYEQHGYDGEDFISLDLKILTWVAAVPQAVSIKQRWDQNKAELLCLKNYYTQECVDWLKKYLSYGKSTLQRTDRPRVSLLQRSPSSPVVCHATGFYPDRVVVFWRRDGQELHEQVDPGEVLPNHDGTFQVSVDLNLTAVPQEDWGRYECVVQLKGIEDISTPLDPALIRTNWEDQSGLTIPIIIGFVVLLLAAAAAVVGVFVYQKRNGSDTSSENTEGQNPAPEAQPLTTVCS
- the LOC115535460 gene encoding major histocompatibility complex class I-related gene protein isoform X2, yielding MKALTGLLLLVFGHGVSSVLHSKQYFYTASSGLTTFPEFVVVGMVDGVQINYYDSNTQRVVLKQDWMEQVTREDPDYMERNTGSYLGDQQSFKANIGIAKQRFNQTGGIHIYQKVYGCGWDDEDGTTDGYEQHGYDGEDFISLDLKILTWVAAVPQAVSIKQRWDQNKAELLCLKNYYTQECVDWLKKYLSYGKSTLQRTDRPRVSLLQRSPSSPVVCHATGFYPDRVVVFWRRDGQELHEQVDPGEVLPNHDGTFQVSVDLNLTAVPQEDWGRYECVVQLKGIEDISTPLDPALIRTNWAAPPRRSTVDVVSLQRQLLEEVRMLRRTQEQLLQVEREKLLVEREKLRLAQAKSD